One Salmo trutta chromosome 12, fSalTru1.1, whole genome shotgun sequence genomic region harbors:
- the LOC115203100 gene encoding retinal dehydrogenase 2-like has product MTSSKIELPGEVKTDADAAALMASLQLMPSPVPNAEIKYTKIFINNEWQDSVSGKTFPVYNPASGEQICEVQEAEKADVDKAVQAARLAFTLGSVWRRMDASERGRLLAKLADLVERDSAYLATIESMDSGKPFLPTLFVDLQGTIKTLRYYAGYADKIHGTSIPMDGDYLTFTRHEPIGVCGQIIPWNFPLMMTAWKLGPALACGNTVVLKPAQQTPLTCLYIGSLVKEAGFPPGVINILPGFGPTAGAAIASHMGIDKVAFTGSTEVGKLIQEAAGKSNLKRVTLELGGKNPNIIFADADLDLAVEQAHQGVFFNAGQCCTAGSRIFVEEPIYEEFVRRSVERAKRRTVGSPFDPTTEQGPQISQEQQSRVLEFIRSGISEGARLECGGKALGLKGFFIEPTVFSNVKDDMRIAKEEIFGPVQQIMKFKTIDEVIERANNTEYGLVAAVFTSDITKAMTISTAMQAGTVWINCFNALSTQCPFGGYKMSGNGRELGDCGLKEYSEVKTITIKISAKNS; this is encoded by the exons ATGACTTCCAGCAAAATCGAACTCCCTGGTGAAGTGAAGACCGACGCCGATGCCGCTGCGCTCATGGCATCTCTCCAGCTGATGCCCTCGCCTGTGCCTAACGCGGAGATCAAGTACACCAAG ATTTTCATCAACAATGAGTGGCAAGACTCTGTGAGCGGAAAGACCTTCCCAGTCTACAACCCCGCCAGCGGAGAGCAGATCTGTGAGGTCCAAGAAGCAGAGAAG GCTGATGTGGACAAGGCGGTGCAGGCGGCCCGGCTGGCCTTCACCCTTGGTTCAGTGTGGCGGAGGATGGACGCGTCAGAAAGGGGTAGACTGCTGGCTAAACTGGCTGACCTGGTGGAGAGGGACAGTGCTTATCTAGCA ACTATAGAGTCCATGGACAGTGGGAAGCCTTTCCTGCCCACCCTGTTTGTGGACCTCCAAGGAACCATAAAGACGCTCAGATACTATGCTGGATATGCAGACAAGATCCATGGAACGTCCATTCCAATGG ATGGAGACTATCTTACGTTCACTAGACACGAGCCCATAGGAGTGTGTGGACAGATCATCCCT TGGAACTTCCCACTGATGATGACTGCGTGGAAGCTAGGTCCAGCGCTGGCCTGTGGGAACACGGTGGTCCTGAAGCCTGCTCAGCAGACCCCCCTCACCTGCCTGTACATCGGATCTCTGGTCAAAGAG GCCGGGTTTCCACCGGGAGTCATCAATATTTTGCCAGGATTTGGGCCAACGGCAGGAGCTGCGATCGCTTCACACATGGGCATAGACAAAGTGGCTTTCACAGGATCAACTGAG GTCGGCAAGCTGATCCAAGAAGCAGCTGGGAAGAGTAATTTGAAGAGAGTAACGCTGGAGCTAGGAGGAAAGAATCCCAACATTATTTTTGCAGACGCTGATT tgGATCTGGCTGTGGAGCAGGCCCACCAGGGAGTGTTCTTCAATGCAGGCCAGTGCTGCACTGCAGGTTCTCGTATCTTCGTGGAAGAGCCCATCTATGAGGAGTTTGTGCGCAGGAGTGTGGAGAGGGCCAAGAGGAGGACAGTAGGAAGCCCCTTCGATCCCACCACGGAGCAGGGTCCACAG ATCAGCCAGGAGCAGCAGAGCCGTGTGCTGGAGTTTATTCGAAGTGGCATCAGTGAGGGAGCCAGGCTGGAGTGTGGAGGCAAAGCCCTGGGCCTGAAAGGATTCTTCATCGAGCCCACTGTCTTCTCCAACGTCAAGGATGACATGCGCATCGCAAAAGAGGAG ATCTTTGGACCAGTTCAGCAGATCATGAAGTTCAAGACTATTGATGAGGTGATTGAAAGGGCCAACAACACAGAGTACGGCCTGGTGGCAGCTGTGTTCACCAGCGATATCACCAAAGCCATGACCATCTCCACAGCCATGCAGGCTGGCACCGTCTG GATAAACTGTTTCAATGCCCTGAGCACGCAGTGTCCATTTGGAGGATATAAAATGTCTGGCAACGGGCGTGAATT ggGGGATTGTGGCCTGAAGGAATACTCAGAGGTGAAGACCATCACCATAAAGATCTCAGCCAAGAACTCCTAA